The Silene latifolia isolate original U9 population chromosome X, ASM4854445v1, whole genome shotgun sequence genome contains the following window.
ATGTCATGATATAtagaagggatggtggtatgtgttgtatgttggcgaagatttggcaattgtgacaatTTTTGACGTATTTTccgcaatcggcttccatggtggtcgaGTAATAGCCTAACCACATGATTTTtcgggctagcatcattgcgTTCATATGAGGTCCACTCTCTTGGTCTTGGACCTCTTCCTTGACTTTCTTGGCCTTGTTGTGGTCAATGCAAAGAAGAAGTATTCCttagggtgttcttttgtagagttgattttggtttatcacgaattttaatgctagtaaacggatggctatttgtcctcttggatcagaGTTGGCTGGgtatttgtttttggttttgtagttaagGATGGCTTGGTAATAAGGTTCGGCATGGTTttcctcgttgttgttgatggcgcagatgtgaacTGGCTTGCTCCTTCTTTCGACGTATAAAGGCATAGATGTCATGTCATCAGGTATGTTGATGAGTGAAGCAAGTTTTGCTAGGGTGATTGGCAAATTGGTTTTTTTCTCTAGGCAAGTGTAAGTAGTCAATTTGGTCAAAGAATTCGgcttcttgattgatttttgcttggtaaGGTGTTAGGCTGTTGCTTccgattttccatgatccggacactttATTGATGATGAAAAAGGAATCACCGTGGACCCTCAAttttttgatgccaagtgttatggctgcttctAGGCCGAtaaggcatgcttcgtattcggcggcgttgttggtgacgacgaagtctagtttgaccaaGATCAGAACTTGTCCTCCTTCTGATGATATCAGAAGGATTCCTACTCCAAAGCCTCACAGGTTTAATGCACCGTctaagtataggtcccatgcgttggtgtcggcataaaggatgtcttcgtTAGGGAGCGACCAGGTGTCGGTCTTTGGGTCCTCATAGACGaggttttctgctaggaaatcggtgacggcccttcccttgataaccttaaggggtacaaacttgaggtcgaACTCAGATAGCATGAGTTTCCTTCTGGATAATCTTCCGTTCAATACGGGTTTATCGAAGATGTACTTGatggggtccatcttggagtagatgtgaattgtgtagctgagcatgtaatgtcgcagcttctttgtggACCATACCAAAGTGATGCATGTCTTTTCCAATTAGGTGTATTTGGTCTCATAgttgatgaactttttgctgatgtagtagatggctcgttctttgcCGTTAAttatttgtgctagcattgctcccaagGCCGTGTCGGTGACGGTCAGGTTTAGGGATAAAGGTGTTCCGTgctgtggcggcatgagcacaaAAGGTTTGGCTAGGATTTCctttcactactacaaaacttgtgatggacatcggacttttcgatatatggacatcggatacacaaccgatgtagagtttggtcatgtccattgtggattaatggacatcggattttaaaccgatgtccattaaaatttgcacatcggatttttatgAAAACTGATGTCTATTTGAACAATGGACATCagatttttaggaaaaccgatgtctatttgatcaatggacatcggagttttaggaaaaccgatgtctatttgatcaatggacatcagttttttgcaaaaatccgatgtctataattattattttttataaaaaaaattattacgcTGTTGCCCATATTAGTCGTACACAAGATGACAATGCAAAATGATTCCATAATCAACAAAAAATATCTGTATACAATCAATCGGTTATCCAAAGCCAATTACAAAAAAATTTCATCTACATAATGTGTCAAATTTACGTAGACGACTAACctatacaaaaatataaatcGATATGTAAATTgactaattgtttaaaaaaaaaggCCGAAGAGACGAGACTACTTGGAAGCCTCAGATTAGCTCACCTCCCATTGGGCATATTACCAAGAGAATCTGGTtcaacacaacaaagttaacgaGAAAAAAAAATATCAACATAGAAGATTCTATATAACTAATGAGACACATACATTACTGTATTTTAAGTATCACAACTACTAGCAATACGCTCACCTGAATGTGAGGAGCTTGGAACATTTCTGAAGCTCCCATTCCCATAACAATATAGCATGAGCATAATACACACTAGGCAATCCGCTATTAAAGACTACTATAAGCTTATTACAATTAACTAAATTGGTGCAAACTATAACAGGCAGAAACTGACACCTAGAAACTTAGAAACTTTAACCTCGTAACTAAGAGGGATTTATATGAGAACAGCGAATATGTACAAGCATAGAAAATCCAAAATGGTCCTATGACCTGGCTAGCCTGATCATAAATTAGATTTCTGAGTCTTAGAGTGCACTTACAGGCAACCAATAGCATGTCATCATGGACGCAGATGGCACCACGCATTATCAGGCCCAAACCAAAACCAGGGAATATGTAAGCATTATTTGCCTGAAATGTGAAAATAAAAATCAAACTGTGAATAACTTGTCCTGCTACTAAACAAACTTTAAGGCAATTGGGTGCAGCTTAAACCTGGCGTGGGACAAAAGTCGATCCATCATATTCAACAGGAACGAAAGGGCTACTACTAGCAAATATTGCCTTGCCCTAAGGTTTCAGTGCACAAGCTCATTAGGTTCTGATTTTCTGAAAATATAGAGATAACAGGATAAACTGAGAGAATTATTCAGCAAAAATCCAGTTCTTACCTGGCTCCATGTGTACACACTTGCAGCAGACATTCCGATCGGGAAGTTGGATTTGATAGAGCAAGAATAAGAGGTTTCTACAAGAGAAATGACGCAAAAGTCGACATTTAGGAAAGATAGAACCTTCAACATAAGGAAAAAAGGGGGAGAAATAGATAATGGGTATTAAAGACTATTATGAGCTTATTCAAATCATGATTATTCGAATATGATCACAATTGCTATGTCAAAAGGGCATACAAGCATGTAATGGAAGCGGAAAATAATAAGGTGGCCTAAAATATAAACGTTTTCACGCTGCAAATCTCACACGCATCTTCCATTTAGAAATACAGCTTCCTTGTCCGTCCACAAGACCTTCATTTTCCTCTGAAGCAGCTCAACCAACTCTTCTGCATTCAATACAGTAATTTAATATAGCATATAAAATAATTTTGAGAAAAATCTTAACCGAATTTTTTTTCACATTATGAGACCTCgtctttttgattttttgattgaTAAAATGAGATCCTTATGCTTCTAAGTAATCAAATATTCTAAAATAAAATGAACATTCTCAGGTATTAATCATCAAAGAAGGTATAGTTATGATTGTGGGTAAATTTACCGATGGACACCGATGTAGGTTGGTACACTTATCGCTGGTCTTCTCTTGGTTGTTTGGGTTAGGGCTAGGTTCAGTAGAGTTATCTTCTTTACCCATAGAAGATCTTCGACTATCCTGCCATTTCCCTCGGAGCTCGGAAGTAATTGCTGCAATACACCATACACAATATAGATGAAATACTACAAGGCTGAAATGCAACAAACCAGTGTTGGTGACGATAGgaatattattaataacaagCGAGTTCGAATTTGAATAACATACACTCATCCGGTCCAACACTTTCTCATAAATCTCTTCTGATGATAGAAGCTTCTGGCTACACAGGAACATCTCCTCAAAAAAGGTTTTCAAATATTCAGTGTACGATCTCCTGCaaaaattaattatgaatttgtgatacatatcaatgtaaggaatccaaaaacaaaaaataatCGCAGGCACACTTACGCAAGAAATACATGAAGAGCAGGACCACCTAGAGACACCTTTTCCAGACTATTCTCATTGCCCTGACAAGACAACATAGAAGCCTAAGCAAGTCTTTCATAGTACTTGGTATAACCAGTAATCAAGGCAACTATGGGTCTGAATCAACTTTCCTGGCAGATTAATGTCGACGTATAATTTTAAAAGAAGGCGTGCCCTGATGCAATTGCTCATTCAGCTGCCAGAATAATATCTCGTGTAAATGTTGCTGGAGAAAAGACCACTAATGCCCTCAAATCCCTCTGTTGTAGATGTAATAACCTTCAAGTTGAGGTGAAAATCCCTTATTTGATTCATAGAGTGAACACTGTCTAAGATTTTGTGGCGAAAGTTTGCTGATTACCTTTGCTGAATTACAGTTCTTCTGATAAGTAATAAGTCGGGTCTTTAACTGCCTTTGTTATGTGTTACAGGAGGCATCTCTTATCAGTATAGATGCCCCTTGGGTTTGACTTGCGAGTTTTCTAGATTAGATAGTAAAAGATCAGTAGTGTATCAACGAAGCCTTAGTTAATCTTCAAGAACAAaactttaattaatcaacacTCAGTCACTCACAACACTTCAAATCTTTAATTaatcaacaacaacatcactATGATTTCATAAATTATCAAAACTTtaaattagagaaataaaaacacaCAAACCCTAAATTAATCACTATAAATTCATAAATTATCAAAACTTTAAATTAGAGAAATCAACACACAAACCTAAATTGAGAAATTAGGGAGAAAAAAAGATGCCTGAAAATTGATACGGAGAAGTAGATTGGTAATAGTGATACATACCTTAATGTAATACTTTGATTATCTTCTTATTCCCCCTCCTCCTTTACCATCGAATCAACTCTAGTTGATTCTGATTCGCGTCGACGGGTTGTGGTATTGTGCGTGGGGTTTATGAGGGCGGCGACGATGGGTTGTGAGGGTTTTGAGTGGGGTTCCTGTG
Protein-coding sequences here:
- the LOC141623600 gene encoding uncharacterized protein LOC141623600 translates to MLSCQGNENSLEKVSLGGPALHVFLARSYTEYLKTFFEEMFLCSQKLLSSEEIYEKVLDRMSQLLPSSEGNGRIVEDLLWVKKITLLNLALTQTTKRRPAISVPTYIGVHRRVG